From the genome of Nasonia vitripennis strain AsymCx chromosome 1, Nvit_psr_1.1, whole genome shotgun sequence, one region includes:
- the LOC100119766 gene encoding bromodomain-containing protein DDB_G0280777 isoform X3 → MFHVCTIGQKDEIMDIKFLCLNGTVFDQETRVCERVDEVDCSKSERFYNLNLELYGNHAVTLSLHEQEDEDESTESREDQQQQQHMTSVRPSTTTTTTTTTSRPSQPSTTSANNVYQQHPTGYPQHYQPRPAFPSVQTSQSNTHYDDKNGGYHHQYIFHNDERNINNQATSYQLFSNQGVSSTTPTPQVHQQVRYSSTANPQVIRNEPSTVTPLQYHVQSTSSTIQTLLNNNANNPSIINPLFHNHGIASTTEQFNVHNNNPREIIEYQDSSEDEEDERDDRRPLEAVQSTNKGKVSNLSISPVPQQENRQQVVQNKNNQASQQQQQRISINYLPTPSPIQTTIGAFYPTQRSMSQKSQKSENNQPQHIHVPPPPSIPQLKPHQITINLPPPDIQRIVQNPSPLLPSQSRVIVTAKASVSDESGRPLNASQLITLPLPTIPSNYDDYKEGDESFDPFYRDVPKIRNDRRIVISRKVETNERSSRKRRSTVYQESEDSYPSEEVIFNAEIKDIKDLKANLPIIKAFLFGLPIPENLKSTENVTDDDNVENVDMKDINRTLPVTNKSRKNIANTDSIRVDSKMLKNPKNIRSLISQIEEYDDEDVDVPDITEKEVHRIRTGTRTEALRSGQKIRQRTPPALHRQLNLTPVVNEHDADDAEPKDTVQLFLRSVEGNNSISNNVNFSVPIENLNSSNETLEAIDTPDKIKQKLLQTRSSSNSNKSNRRKTLRSQSAEDSEEYEPRRNSRVSHPKSSAYYDEYDVSESIELGSRHRSNRLRQRPSNRRRISYRDDYIDGDNIEGDDYEEESVNLHRKSSLRRGPQGRRVPSRNRNRHFDYEDDEEEVDEKPKVRTKVSNSSSRSRGKANTERFSEDIRHNIESDRRKNTRKRPLPASDELPGKDKPEFIDEKIFESSLKSSKNFNSQEIVQDEKANIRSSIKSEQPNRYQQQFKKQHKNLNRDEVSDEEQGDEIQDDYFDEREAYLDEYNESLEEIPDDYADYPISREVLSKTRVPNRRNRNRLNNESKSISQEKSYRQDKSRKFNEKPRVEKEDVTAKIESTTLLRNEDSVTTNIPLDYTIPEGEMSSQEYEDYNLPKTTLKVDDADNSELPESVKSTTENMSTEGVFKFTDELPQTEKKEVVKDHDKQKDTIPVSYEDYVDDNYEPESYTDPQINKLLSLSEKTEEQNNMHVASTRDKSKEVESRNDKKASDIANSKIENKDEYDEVYGDKIESTTVSFSTEEYDDLETTTETILTSTTSVPIVSSTIVSTSLSSVKTTITTTPRTTMSTTDCTTTSTTTTSTTTTPAPTTSLTTTTTTSTTPIPTTTSAFTPRAKTTTKFFKPTAFRKNYAYSLPSTSPNSVVIRRGQPLSGPKPTKPPPSYNELAPKPVIRRLPLLSRTTTTTSEATILESEIVAQLSKYLVEEVSKNVDESNYPPNVNVPLETVTANPSSTSPSTVQSSEYIDTTTVDNLEDVKETIEAQEKNQTLQTIDQKFDNEVSKQSSNSQDSNNVPQTSNESVMFKSIEDSSKSETMTKKVETTSKLLDMQTTTLRTFRPSERRKLELTSVKSQIHKTNQGPKMTAGFNCLEKEMYRFYGDMRDCRLFHYCSPGFTARQVLDFRFVCEEGTIFDEESQSCRHDVPNPKCSKKTW, encoded by the exons ATGTTTCACGTGTGTACAATCGGACAAAAAG ATGAGATTATGGACATAAAGTTCCTTTGCTTGAATGGGACCGTTTTCGACCAAGAAACCAGAGTCTGCGAGAGAGTCGACGAGGTTGATTGCAGCAAGAGCGAGCGGTTCTACAACCTCAACCTCGAGCTTTATGGAAATCATGCCGTGACACTCAG tcTTCATGAACAAGAAGACGAAGATGAATCTACGGAATCCCGAGAGgatcaacagcagcagcagcacatgACCTCGGTACGGCCGAGTACCACTACTACGACGACCACGACGACCTCACGACCTAGTCAACCTTCAACGACCTCAGCGAACAATGTTTATCAGCAGCATCCCACTGGATACCCTCAGCATTATCAACCACGACCCGCTTTTCCTTCGGTTCAAACCAGCCAATCTAATACTCACTATGACGATAAAAATGGTGGGTATCATCATCAATACATTTTTCACAACGACGAGAGGAATATCAACAATCAAGCAACATCGTATCAGCTATTCAGTAATCAGGGTGTGAGTTCGACGACGCCTACACCTCAGGTTCATCAGCAG gTTCGATACAGTTCGACAGCGAATCCACAAGTAATTCGTAATGAACCATCGACAGTAACGCCGCTTCAATATCATGTGCAATCCACATCatcgacgattcaaactcttTTGAATAATAATGCTAACAATCCGTCTATAATCAATCCACTATTTCACAATCATGGAATTGCTAGCACAACCGAACAGTTCAACGTTCACAATAATAATCCACGTGAAATCATAGAATATCAAGACAGTTCTgaagatgaagaagatgaGCGGGATGATAGAAGACCTCTGGAGGCTGTACAATCGACCAATAAAGGAAAG GTCTCAAACCTGTCAATATCTCCAGTTCCGCAACAAGAGAACCGTCAACAAGTGGTTCAGAACAAGAATAATCAAGcttcgcagcagcagcaacaaagGATATCCATTAACTATCTACCAACTCCAAGTCCAATTCAAACCACCATCGGTGCTTTTTATCCAACGCAAAGATCAATGTCTCAAAAATCTCAGAAATCAGAAAACAATCAACCCCAGCATATCCATGTCCCACCGCCGCCTTCAATTCCACAATTAAAACCACATCAAATCACCATAAATCTGCCACCACCAGATATTCAGCGAATTGTTCAAAATCCATCCCCGCTTCTGCCATCTCAGTCACGAGTTATCGTTACCGCAAAGGCAAGCGTGAGTGATGAATCTGGAAGACCTTTGAATGCCAGTCAACTTATTACACTTCCACTTCCAACGATTCCATCAAATTATGACGATTACAAAGAAGGTGACGAATCTTTTGATCCATTTTATCGAGATGTTCCTAAGATACGAAATGATCGACGCATAGTGATAAGTAGAAAAGTTGAAACGAATGAAAGAAGCTCAAGAAAAAGGCGCTCAACCGTATACCAAGAGAGCGAAGATAGTTATCCTTCTGAAGAAGTAATTTTCAACGCTGAAATTAAAGATATAAAAGATCTTAAAGCAAATCTTCCAATAATCAAGGCTTTTCTTTTTGGTCTGCCAATTccagaaaatttaaaatccaCCGAAAATGTAACTGATGACGATAATGTTGAAAATGTTGACATGAAAGATATCAATCGGACATTGCCAGTAACAAATAAATCTAGAAAGAATATTGCTAATACGGATTCTATACGCGTAGATTccaaaatgttaaaaaatcctaaaaatATTAGATCTTTGATAAGTCAAATCGAAGAGTATGACGATGAAGACGTAGATGTCCCAGATATCACTGAAAAAGAAGTTCACAGAATAAGAACAGGTACTAGAACTGAAGCTCTGAGGAGCGGTCAAAAAATCAGACAACGAACACCTCCAGCTCTTCACCGTCAGTTAAATTTAACTCCTGTTGTTAATGAACATGATGCTGACGACGCAGAACCAAAAGATACTGTTCAACTATTTTTACGATCTGTTGAGGGTAACAACTCTATATCGAATAATGTGAATTTTTCTGTGCCaatagaaaatttaaattcgtCAAATGAAACATTAGAAGCAATCGATACACCtgacaaaataaaacaaaaattattgcaaaCTCGGTCATCTTCGAATTCGAATAAATCAAACAGGCGAAAGACATTGAGAAGTCAATCGGCAGAAGATTCTGAAGAATATGAACCGCGAAGAAATAGTCGCGTTAGCCATCCTAAATCATCTGCATATTATGATGAATATGACGTTAGCGAAAGTATCGAATTAGGCTCAAGACATCGGTCAAATAGATTGAGACAACGGCCAAGTAACAGGAGACGAATTAGTTATAGAGACGACTATATTGATGGCGATAATATTGAGGGTGATGACTATGAAGAAGAAAGCGTCAATTTACATCGTAAAAGTTCATTAAGGAGGGGTCCGCAAGGTAGGCGAGTACCATCTAGGAATCGAAATCGTCATTTTGATTATGAAGATGATGAAGAAGAAGTTGACGAGAAGCCAAAAGTAAGAACGAAAGTTTCGAATTCATCTAGTAGATCCAGAGGCAAAGCTAATACAGAAAGATTTTCAGAAGATATAAGGCATAACATAGAATCAGATAGAAGAAAGAACACGCGAAAACGACCCCTACCAGCGTCAGATGAACTTCCTGGAAAAGACAAGCCGGAATTTATTGacgaaaaaatttttgaatccTCTCTAAAATcttcgaaaaattttaattcacaGGAAATTGTGCAAGACGAAAAGGCAAATATCAGATCTTCTATAAAAAGTGAACAGCCTAATCGATATCAACAGCAATTTAAGAAACaacataaaaatttgaatcgagatgaGGTATCCGATGAAGAACAAGGAGATGAAATTCAAGATGATTATTTTGATGAAAGAGAGGCATATTTGGACGAATATAACGAGTCACTAGAAGAAATTCCTGATGATTACGCAGACTATCCAATTTCAAGAGAAGTATTAAGTAAAACTAGAGTTCCAAATCGAAGAAACAGAAATAGATTAAATAATGAATCCAAATCAATCTCTCAAGAAAAATCATATCGTCAAGATAAAAGtagaaaatttaatgaaaaaccaagagtAGAGAAAGAGGATGTAACAGCAAAAATTGAGTCGACTACGTTACTGAGGAATGAAGATTCGGTAACGACGAATATACCATTAGATTACACAATTCCTGAAGGGGAAATGTCTTCACAAGAATATGAAGATTATAATTTACCAAAAACGACGTTGAAGGTTGACGATGCAGATAACTCTGAACTACCTGAATCAGTAAAGTCGACTACAGAAAATATGAGCACAGAAGGTGTATTCAAATTTACTGATGAACTACCACAAACTGAAAAGAAAGAAGTTGTGAAAGATcatgataaacaaaaagatacGATACCTGTAAGTTACGAAGATTACGTAGATGATAATTATGAGCCTGAAAGTTATACGGATCCGCAAATTAATAAACTTTTGTCATTATCTGAAAAAACAGAGGAACAAAATAATATGCATGTTGCTAGTACCCGTGACAAATCTAAAGAAGTAGAATCCCGaaatgacaaaaaagctaGCGATATTGCTAAcagtaaaattgaaaataaagatGAATATGATGAAGTATACGGAGATAAAATAGAAAGTACTACTGTCTCATTTTCTACAGAAGAATACGATGATTTAGAAACAACAACGGAAACAATACTCACATCTACTACCTCAGTTCCAATTGTAAGTTCTACTATAGTTTCTACGTCGCTGTCATCAGTTAAAACTACCATTACTACTACTCCAAGAACAACTATGAGTACAACTGACTGCACGACCACTAGCACGACGACAACATCCACAACTACAACACCCGCACCGACCACAAGCTTAACTACAACAACAACTACTTCTACAACTCCGATTCCAACAACGACAAGTGCCTTTACCCCAAGAGCTAAGACGACAactaaatttttcaaaccaactgcttttcgaaaaaattatgcATATAGTTTACCTTCGACATCGCCTAATTCTGTTGTTATCCGACGAGGTCAGCCGTTGTCCGGTCCGAAACCAACTAAACCACCTCCAAGTTATAACGAGTTGGCTCCAAAACCAGTGATTCGAAGACTACCACTGCTATCGAGAACTACAACGACTACGTCAGAAGCCACAATCTTGGAAAGTGAAATCGTTGCacaattatcaaaatatttggTGGAAGAAGTTAGTAAGAATGTTGATGAGAGCAACTATCCACCAAACGTCAACGTGCCTTTGGAAACAGTCACTGCTAATCCAAGTTCTACATCGCCATCAACAGTTCAATCATCCGAGTATATCGATACGACGACAGTAGATAATCTCGAGGATGTGAAAGAAACTATAGAAGCGCAAGAAAAGAATCAGACATTGCAAACAATAgatcaaaaatttgataacGAGGTATCCAAACAAAGTTCAAATTCTCAAGATTCGAATAACGTACCACAAACATCAAACGAATCTGTAATGTTCAAGTCGATCGAGGATTCCTCGAAATCGGAAACCATGACGAAAAAAGTTGAAACTACTTCTAAGTTATTGGATATGCAGACTACGACCCTAAGAACCTTCCGGCCATCAGAGCGTCGAAAACTTGAGCTTACTTCCGTAAAATCTCAAATTCATAAGACAAATCAAGGCCCCAAAATGACCGCTGGATTCAATTGTCTTGAAAAGGAAATGTATAGATTTTACGGTGATATGCGAGACTGTCGATTATTCCATTATTGTTCTCCAGGGTTCACAGCGAGGCAAGTCCTGGACTTCCGATTTGTGTGCGAAGAAGGCACAATCTTCGACGAAGAAAGCCAAAGTTGTCGACATGATGTGCCAAATCCCAAGTGCTCAAAAAAGACTTGGTGA